The Euphorbia lathyris chromosome 2, ddEupLath1.1, whole genome shotgun sequence genome includes a window with the following:
- the LOC136220509 gene encoding uncharacterized protein, producing the protein MAMTLIQQQPFFSYTHGCNEALGHSITFGRFMSNSYSFASASDKWSNSSHVEEAHRLCRPGSVAQKKAFFEARKADDPQVGAQGSQCTVDVTSLTVVEEEIVAAVEKDEIVAVEQEIFAAVEEDEIVPAVEEEEIVVVECSSQILKEQLTAAKPISKKPPKSVNFTSVREIKRIIKKIHNCRVQLQTTLKGKAEAELKKLRQSLCFKARPPPKVLQTNQIEKVPNMVQATAQPPQRSSFKNGGSKHATRKNNKNTQLRSKYSK; encoded by the exons ATGGCTATGACTCTCATTCAACAACAACCCTTTTTCAGCTATACCCATGGCTGCAATGAG GCTCTTGGACACTCCATCACTTTTGGAAGGTTCATGTCCAACTCTTACTCTTTTGCTTCTGCTTCGGACAAATGGTCCAATTCTTCTCATGTTGAAGAAGCTCATAGATTATGTCGACCTGGCTCTGTAGCGCAGAAAAAAGCATTTTTTGAAGCACGCAAGGCTGATGATCCTCAAGTTGGAGCACAAGGTTCCCAATGCACAGTTGATGTCACTTCACTTACTGTTGTTGAGGAGGAAATAGTTGCTGCTGTTGAGAAGGATGAAATAGTTGCTGTTGAGCAGGAAATATTTGCAGCGGTTGAGGAGGATGAAATAGTTCCAGCTGTTGAGGAGGAGGAAATAGTTGTTGTTGAATGTTCAAGCCAGATCCTGAAAGAACAACTTACTGCTGCAAAACCAATCAGCAAGAAGCCCCCAAAGTCAGTGAATTTCACTTCTGTTAGAGAAATTAAAAGAATTATCAAGAAGATTCACAATTGTAGAGTGCAGCTACAAACAACACTCAAG GGGAAAGCAGAAGCAGAGCTTAAAAAATTGCGTCAAAGCCTTTGCTTCAAGGCCAGGCCGCCACCcaaagttttacaaacaaatcAGATAGAGAAG GTTCCTAACATGGTCCAGGCCACTGCTCAACCACCTCAGAGGTCTTCATTCAAGAATGGTGGATCTAAGCATGCCACGaggaaaaataacaaaaatacaCAACTCCGATCAAAATATTCCAAATGA